ttaaaaatctttttaaaatgaaaatgaatatttacatggaaattacaatatatatatatatatagaagaagttattattttgcaaaattattttctagtctTGTGAAAATATCAATctagtaaaaaattaagtaaaatccaatttgatttttttcaaaacatgattgtctcagtgttttttcttaaaaaaaatcttacaataacattgatttatatttacaCATTTAAGACATAACTCCAATTAtagatcaaattgaattttataaatacaaggagCGATTGGAGGTTGGGTTAGGCTTTTAGGCATTTGTGTACCATTGGCTTGTGTGGCAGGCACAAGGTTGAGCCGAAGGGTTTATGACATTGGAATGTTTTAGGTTTGTGTTGCTTGAAATTCATGTAATGATTTAGAGGTCAATTTAGAATTCGAGTGATATGtatatcaaccaaaaaaaaattaaattttttaagaaaattattgtcatcaagatataaattattatttattataacaatgtaattaagattttattcttgaaaaaaaaaaggtaatgcACTAAGTGTCAACACTTCGTCAAAACTGTAAATCCCTGaataaatctataataataataataataataataataataaaacattatattaaATAGGGAAagtgataattaaattatgaaaattatgatAGTTTTGAGAATTTGAAGTAAAATGTTATATacaagtgttaaaaaaatacaaaacaaataccaaaaaaataaaaaacacatcaacACAATGAGATTTTAatggaaacaaaattttcacaATTGAAAATACCAATATGTAACTTGATGAAATTGGAAGTACCAGTATGCCTATAAAGTTtagcttgcttgcttgattttttttttaagtttattttttttatttttaatttttgtttgggttttgttttcttattttttgggtttgattttattgggttaaccctttataagttttttcaatttcatcccttatgattttttaatctttaaaaattgatgttcattcttttaattgctatttattttgcttgggattattttttttcttaaatttcattctactttgttgttttctattaaatcttattctcattatttttgttgcatttttttttctttttgcaattttttttattaatatgttttttattgatttcatcattcaaaactaaattgattgataattaagCTTTTCAATTGAATTCAAATCCATGATTCAATGAgttactaggtttttttttttaagttgatgttttcttcttctattttaaaaatttattttattttattttagtttttatgattttgtttcttattagaTTAGTATTAGGTTGCTTAATAATCTAAATAAGCTCaaatatgattatatatatgtgtttgGGGGCGCGCGTGTTTTCATTGGTTTTTTGTCACTCTTGTTTTTCATACTATTTAAACTAATTACTTgagactttgattttttattagccTCTTTTTATTTCTCGGGCACAGCAcgcacacatacacacacacacatacatatacatatacatatacatatacatatacatatacatatacataacAACTTCTCTGTTAAGGATGTGGTTTGACTGGTTTCTTTCTtatgaaggagaagaaaagaaaaaggataaaagttAGAAAGACGGCATTGCAGTCCTCCATTTGAAAAGCATATTCataaaagtaaatataattACAGTTATGGATCTTGAAAGAGAAGACTCATCATTTATCATTCGACTTTATTGCCGTGTCTCACTGCAAAACATGAAGTTTCATTCCAAGACACCGTTTCAACACAtggtgtaaattatatttttttttaaaaattgatttatttttatatattttagattattttgatgtattgatttcaaaaaaaatttaaaaaaatattattttaatacatttcgatacgaaaaacactttaaaaaataatcataactatactttcaaacaatttttttttaaaaaaaataatgataaattataataatattatcgtGGTgtcataaattataaaaattttatcgtggtgtcataattttttttttaaaattacttttttttatttgatcaaaatatcCTTAATATCTTAAAAGTTTTTGTACCATTGAAGGGGATTATTAAAGGCATTTCATGTATAAAAGGGATTGTtgtgatatctttttttttttaaaaaaaattgaatagagtttttaaaatttcaaacttttaaatTGTGATAATGTAACTTTAGAATTCTttgataaagttttaaaaagaaaaaagataaagatggaggggaatatgttttttttagattaatgttGATGTTCGGGTCAATTTacgtatattttaattaattttataggctctgaagttaattattatataaacttCTAATAAttctaagatttataaaatttaaattgataatttttaaaaaataaatttagaatataACAACTTAAATCATcctcttaaaatttaaagggAAATATTAAACAGTAGAGTTTTAgtattaaagttaaaaattaataataataataataataataatatagtatCGATAACTatactaaatttataatatcaCCACATGGTCCCTTgatttcttacatttgatcaaataaaACACTCTACTTTGAATTGAATTACTAGTTCTCTCTCATTCAAGGATTTTCTGACGCCCTTCATCTAGTTCCATGGAAAATCAAATGGTCGAAAACTAGAAATAGTCTAATAGAGATgctgatttgacttaatttaaataaagttaTTGATGTTATCAAATGTACAAAGTTTAGGGACCTAATTGGATTCTTAGCATGGCGGAGTAATAATAAATGTTCTAGAACTCTCTATAAAACTCCTCGCAGGTCTCCCCTTCTTCACTCCTTTAAAACGTCCTCGAGCAAGAAGCCAAATACACCTCGACTCACGCCAACCGAGTCAGCTCAGTTCAAGAAAGAGACGCAAAAATGGCGATAATATCTGATTACGAAGAAGaccaaacagaaacaaaaccaccaccatcatcatccCATGCCCCTCCCAAAACGTCGACGTTTACTGCAACATTTGATCCACAAAACCCCATAAGGATTGTGGAGGGAGTTCTTGATTTCCTGGGGAAAGAGAGTGTTTTTCTCGAGAAGGAGACGGCGGAGAAGGAGATCTTTGCGGTGGTGAAGAAGGCAATAGAGGAGGCGAAGAGGAAGAAGGCGGCGGAGGAGGCGAAGGTGAAGGCAGCGGAGGAGGCGAAGGTGAAGGCAGCGGAGGAGGCGGAGGTGAAGGCAGGGAGTAAGAGGTTGAAggtggagaaggagaagaaggagaaggagaaaatgGACGAAAACGAGAACAAAGAGGAGAGTGCAAAGAGAGGTAAATGAGAAAAagtgttttgtttaattttgtgtttcctGTTTTTGTTTTGAGCTGTTTTGCTTTTGTGGTTGGTTTTATGTGTTTGAAGTttggagattttttattttttggtttgtgTGAATTAGTAGAAGATTGAAGGTGATTGAAATTTAGGAGAACATTTTGGCTTGGAGGGTAAAGTCTGAaatgtttttgtgatttttcaaaTGGGGTTTAACATTTTGAAGGTTTTTGTTTTGAGCTGTTTTGCTTTTGTGGTTGGTTTTATGTGTTTGAAGTttggagattttttattttttggtttgtgTGAATTAGTAGAAGATTGAAGGTGATTGAAATTTAGGAGAACATTTTGGCTTGGAGGGTAAAGTCTGAaatgtttttgtgatttttcaaaTGGGGTTTAACATTTTGAAGGTTTTTTATTCCCTTCTCTTGGAGGGGTTGTTTGTGTTATGACTGTAATGTCTTTTGGTGTTCTTGATTGTTTAGGAAGTTGAGAATTGAAGAGCAAAAGACTAGTTTTTGAACCGTTTGTATCTTCAAGTGTCTCTGGTTGTTGGAAAAGAGGAGTGGACATGTACTGCAATCTAACTTATTTGAAGTAGTGAATTGTTCAATTCTGTTGTCTGTGAATCATTTTGGTGGTGTTGGTTGTGAAATTGTTCTGTGGATACTTAGTAGTTGGGCTTGTGATGTTTTATTTGTGATTAGATGATATTTTGTTGAACTTGCAAGGGTTAAGGtaccaatttttgtttttgctctaGATTTTGGATAAAGTTTTAAACTTTATGCATTGAAAGCCGTATAGGATGATGAAAGTGACCATTTATAATGGATGGGTTGTAGTTGGTGAAAATGTTTGATAGATATTGCAATATGAGTTTGTTGATAAATCAACATGGCTGCAGATTTTCTTGCAACCCAACTGTATGTTTCATGCAATACTTTATGAAAATCTACACATGTGTAGTCTGTAGCTAGGCTGTAGCTTTGAGTTTATTCTGTAGTTCCATGTAGCTTTTGCATGAATGACAGGATGCGTGCTGCAATCAGATTCGAAAGTTAGTATGTGCATCCAATTGGGGATGAGGCATTTAATTAGTTGCTTAGAATATCTATGACTTCCATGCTAAATGCAGATGGCATATTCATTACTGATATCTTTGAAGTTTGAAGGAAAGGTGCTCGTCGCATGCTTTGCTTACTTTTCCATTGCTGCTTGTTGTTTCTAATGGGCAGTTCCAAATAATGGTAACGGGCTTGATCTGGAGAAATATTCCTGGACACAGACCTTGCAAGAGGTTAATATACAAATTCCAGTTCCTTCTGGAACTAAATCAAGATTTGTCATATGTGACATCAAGAAAAATCATCTAAAAGTTGGACTCAAGGGCCAACCTCCAATAGTTGAGGTAAGTTTGCTCGCAAATGTGTGTTCTTTTATGAAATGTACCCTAGTGAGCTATCTTCAGTTTGCTCAGGTGGTTTTCTCTTCTAAATTTTTGCTCTCAAATACTTGTAGGGAGAGCTCTATAAGCCCATCAAGGTTGATGATTGTTATTGGAGCATAGGTATGCTAACTACAACCAGTCATTGAATTTCAAATGGTATTGTATTCATGGCTACATACAATATTTGGAAATTCTTAGCAAATACTGGAATGTGTAAATAATTGAGCATTTTCTTTCATTGCATTATTTGCTCTTTGTTTCCTCGTCAAGAGCCATTTGTTAAATGTTAGTTATTCTTCATATATTTCTTCAGAGGACCAGAATACCATCTCAATCCTTTTGACAAAGCATGACCAAATGGATTGGTGGAAGTCTTTGGTGAAAGGAGATCCTGAAATTGATACTCAGAAAGTGGAGCCTGAAAACAGCAAGCTATCTGACCTTGATTCTGAAACACGGCAGACTGTTGAAAAGATGATGGTAAATTTTTGTGCCATTTCCCCTTCTTGATCATGCCTAGTTTGTCCACCTTGATTAACTGAGTTAGGTCCTGATAGCTGCTTAATTTGGCATGGCATCTGATGTTTGTCCACCTTGATTAACTGAGTTAGGTCCTTATAGTTGCTTAATTTGGCATGGCATCTGGTTGTGTTTGTCCATAATTCTACGTTTTACTTGGTTGTTGTGATGTCTGATGTctgatttcctttttcttctgttCAGTTTGATCAGAGACAGAAGTCTATGGGGCTTCCAACCAGTGATGAGATGCAGAAACAGGAGATTCTGAAGAAGTTCATGTCTGAGGTGAAACCACAACCCTCTTGAACAGTCTTCCCTCTCTTCAAAACATTTGCATCCCTAGTTTTTTACTTCGCCTCTCGCATCACTTCTAGCTAATCTGTcatttgtttttgatttgttgCAGCATCCGGAGATGGATTTCTCAAGGGCAAAGATAGCATAAAATAAAACGGGAATGTTTGATTTCGTGGCTGATGTTTAGAAAACTGGCCAAGGTGTCTATTTTGATCTAGATTTTCTTCTTGGTGAGCTTGAATGGTTGGACCGTGTTAAATAGTTTAACATTTCCCCGTTGGTGGGATTGGAATGgttgatatatatttatagttgGTTTTGAAGTTTTGATTGAAGCTTAAAAATCTTGATAGACAAGCTTTCCAGAACCAGATATTAGGGGTATTTGACATTGTTATTagcataaaacaattttttttttttttataaaaatatttcaatttttataaaaaaatcgtTTGGAACGGCGCCATTGTAAAATTTACTCCTTTTCTAGGTCTTTCGtgtttttttatcacaaaactTCCTGGTTATTGCGGGTGCACCTGCATGTGTGAACGCATCCTCTTTTGACAGGATAAGAACAGTGTgcttgtttcaaaaatatttttaaaaaaatttaaaatatttttatatttttattaatttaaaattaatatatttttagtatttttaaataaaaaattatttaaaaaatatattaaaaataaaaaatatattattaatatgtatattaatatatattttaacatcaaaaattatttaaaaaataactataattatattttcaatgattttgacCCTTGTTGTATGACATGGGTTTGTAATCTGGAGTGTTGCTCTATTTCCCCTTAACCCACCACCTTTATGGTAGCTGCATGGTCAACAAAAACATTTGACAGTGAATGGCCTTTTAGGGTATTTTCGcttattacaaaaataagtaatttcgcttattacaaaaataaaatggcaaAATAACAATAGATTGgcataaatttttagaaatagATTAGACAGggtagggatgaaattgaaagaaaaagatattgGAAGTATATCGAGATTTTGATTGAATGTTTTCAAGGATATAAGGAAGGTTATTAATGTACAGAGTTGAGTTGTTTTATCATTTGTGACCACCATGGTTAATGTTACATTATATTTAGTGGATGTCGCAACAAGTATAGTTTTTAGATTTGGTCAGTTCAAGGTCCAGGTTTTTGGTTTTGACAAGATTATCTAGGTCGTTGGGTCAATCTGTTGGGTTACACTGGGTTTTGCCTGTCTTTATGTTTTCTTCAACCTGGCTCGATCTCAACCTTGGATCGGTCGAGCCCCGAGTCGATCCACCGAACCGGGctgagtttcaaaactatggtaaCAAATGTTATACATATACcgtgaaaaattaaatttgttatttagttatgaaaaaaaactagagaatCTAAAGATATGCATTGATTTTAGATAATTAGATAAGAGATTAATTATGCTTAAAGAAAGaacatctttaaaaatattatttcttataaaaaattatttgtattttctaattttagacactttaaaaaattatattaatttttaaaaataaaagactcgTTAAAATGTTAATGTCAAgtcttaaaaagatttttttttttttgttgaaattgcTAAAAGTGAGTGTAattcatatttgattttaaaaccggttcattttaaaagaagacatttaaaaaatgacatttatccttcaggaaaaaaattgcattaaaGTTGTTAAAAACGACATTAGACCCATATCAACGATAATAATTGAGCTTTGGACTTGTGTGTACGATGGAAATTGGGTTTTGGACCCAATGAGTGGTGAAAATGTGCTCTGacccttttattattttcttttattttgtaagttgggggtttttataattcatttaatttttaagaaaacagcatgatattttttaaaaattttctggTATGTAGGCTCAATGGCCGTCAATCCTTAATAAACTTAGTAAActtattattaaatccaaatatatatgtaaaatgtatatattttttcattttttttaagaaaatgctAAAacgtaaaaagtatttttagtttttttcttctcttctttttctaaaCAAACACACTAATTCTTTTTTACAAAGATGGAATAtgcaaaaattgatttttttttttttggaaagaacTGGACGTGATGCACACAAAGTATTTATTCATATAaactttatgttattttatttttctattatttattttattagacatGAGTATGCTTACCTCAAACCCTCGAGGACAACCCATAAAACAAGGTTAGCCGAAAACCGATAAAAACCAACAGCCCAAAGCCGAAGCTTATGAGTACCAGTCCACAGagaccaaaaaataataaataaataaataaaatagagagaggccttgcttaaacaaataaaagcaTTGGCCCATGCTTCTTTCTGGGACAAAAATGGATCAAAGGATTATACTTTGCAACAATAAAAACCTTTGCCGATGCTCAATGCCACGCAACAAGCAGTGACATTTTTGCTATTTCTCTCAAAATCATATTTGAACTTTCAACTTCTTTCAATCTTagccaaattaaattaaattattccaTGCAGtgacatttttttcaatttcctctTTAATTGAAACCTCAATTACGGCccaaaatttttcaaatttggtccAATCTTCAAccctagctatatatatattgtatttttttttaatgattttcaagcttttttt
The sequence above is drawn from the Populus alba chromosome 15, ASM523922v2, whole genome shotgun sequence genome and encodes:
- the LOC118057234 gene encoding protein BOBBER 1, whose protein sequence is MAIISDYEEDQTETKPPPSSSHAPPKTSTFTATFDPQNPIRIVEGVLDFLGKESVFLEKETAEKEIFAVVKKAIEEAKRKKAAEEAKVKAAEEAKVKAAEEAEVKAGSKRLKVEKEKKEKEKMDENENKEESAKRVPNNGNGLDLEKYSWTQTLQEVNIQIPVPSGTKSRFVICDIKKNHLKVGLKGQPPIVEGELYKPIKVDDCYWSIEDQNTISILLTKHDQMDWWKSLVKGDPEIDTQKVEPENSKLSDLDSETRQTVEKMMFDQRQKSMGLPTSDEMQKQEILKKFMSEHPEMDFSRAKIA